In Marinifilum sp. JC120, the sequence CTTTGGTTGAGCAGGGTTCCGTCGCCGGAAAAAGTAAGTGTCCCGGCCATGACCAGTCCTGCGCCGGAAGTGCCGTTCAACGAACCTGCATCGCTCCCCGGAGGTACGGTTACGACATATTCCCAGTGTCTTTTGTCGGAGCTGTCGCCATCGTTCACAACCTTATCGTAGTATACTACCAGATCGTGCTTGTTACCGTTGTCGTCATAAATTTGTATGGAGCTATTGTATTCATATTTATCAGCAGTAAGCGGCGTATCACTTGTGCCGTCCCATTCGCTGAGCAGAGAGAAGAATGGGGCTTCCGCATTTTCGCTGTTATCCACAGCCCCGGAGTCAAGGTTGGTGCGCATATTCACTGTATCAGTGCCCTTGGGGTCTGACTTTACAACCATGACCTTCTTGCCTGTGGCGTCAGTCTCTTCCTTCATGGGCAGGGCTATGTTTTGCGAAGCTGTGCCTATGTTACCGTCCGCGTCTATTTTGTAACCCTGAAGAACGTTGTTATGGGTATCAACGAGTTGGCCGGTCTTATCAAAATGGAAACTGCCTGCGCGGGTGTAATGGCTGGTATTTGAGCCTGGTTCGGCCACACGGAAAAATCCCTGACCGCCGATAGCAAGATCAGTACTTGAATTAGTGCTCTCGAAAGCACCTTCCTTGAAATTTATTCTGGTGCTCGCAACCCTTGTTCCCAGCCCGATCTGTCCGGCGGTATTGCTGCCCCCGGATACGATTCCGGAATTGGCTTTGGCTGAACTATAGCTGCCAAGTGTTTCAAGAAATGTGTCGCCGCTCTTGTAGGCAGTGGTATTGACGTTGGCAAGGTTGGCACCGATCTGCTGTAGCAGCGTTCCATGTGCCTTTACGCCCGTCGCGGCTGTGTACATTGAGCTGAAACCCATGAGTAAACTCCTTAGATAGGCGCGGCATTAATATTTGTGACTCCGCCTGCACCTGTTTAACCTGTGGCCCGGAATAAAAATCCGGTCACCAGTACTTTAGCAAGGGGCGTGCCTAAAGTTTGTATTAAGCAATATCAAGGGTTTATATATTGTGAGTGGGGTCAGAAGAGGAAAAAAAGTCCTTCTTAATGTTCAATTAAGAAGGACTCTGGTTATCGATAAAGCATCATCTGCTGATTGCTTTATGGAAAAATTGGATCAGCCGGAAATTTTCTTTTTCAAATAATTTTTAAGCTTAGCGGCCGGAGTTGATTTAGGGTTGATCTCGAGACATTTTTCAGCGTTTTCCAAAGCCTCTTTGCGGTCACCTTTTTCGTATTGGCAGCGGGCTATATTAAAATAAAGGTTCTCGTCATCATCGGTTAGCCCAACTGCTCTGGAATAAAAATTAACCGCTTTGTCAAACATCTTGTTTTTACGCAGAGATATGCCGAAATCATTAAAGAGGTGTTTATGTTCACTTTCAAAGGCGGCATCCAGATCGATCAATCTGCTGAAAATGTCTGTAGCTTTATCAGCTTCGTTGCGGTCAAGGTAGCAGAGGCCGATGCCGAAGTTGGCCCGGATATTATCCTCATCAATATTCAAGGCCTTGCCGTATTCCATCTCAGCTGTGAAAGTGTTGCCCTCTTTGCGTTGGCGGTCGGCCTTGGCAAGGGATTTATTTAGCTTCTGGATGGCTGGAAATACTGTGGTCGTATAAAGTTCAACTTCCGGGGTGAATGATTCCAGCAATTCTTCTTTGCTGATAATCTGCTCCTCACCGGTAGGAACGTTGTTTTCATTGAGCACGCGTAAGCCAACTTCTCCATTGTCTTTTTCCTCCGCAAAGTACAGAAAAGACTGGATGACCTTTCGCTTGGTCGTTCCGGTCCCGATTTCCTGTATTAGCTTCGTGGAAAAAGTGCCCTTTATTTTAGGCATGGGAGTTTTGCTATTAGTCATGCTTTTCGTTTTAGTCCTGTTGCTGGTATCTGTTAGAATATATTAATTAAATTGTATTGTCTTAATGTGCATTGGACATATAGCATATATCCGTCCGGTCCTCAATTTTAAAAAATATAAAAAAGCGGGACAATGCTACAATTGCCCCGCTTTACAGTTAATTCAGTGTAAATATAGTGTGTTTTACAGAATGTAACGGGAAAGATCCCTGTCTTCTGTTACATCTTGCAGTTGTTCCTGTACATATTCCTTATCAATAACAATTGAATCACCAGAACGGTCAGGAGCTTCAAAGGAAAGGTCGGACAGAATCTTTTCCATGATGGTGTAAAGTCTTCTGGCTCCGATATTCTCTGTTTCCTCATTGAATTTCTGAGCATTGAAGGCCACTTCTTCAAGAGCTTCGCGGCTGAAATCGATGCTCAGGTTTTCTGTTTCCAGCAGGGCCTTGTACTGAACTGTCAGGGCATTCTGCGGTTCGGTAAGGATGCGGTAGAAGTCATCTTTATCAAGGGAGGTCAGTTCCACGCGCAGAGGGAAACGGCCCTGAAGTTCGGGGATCAGGTCCGATGGTTTGGCGTAGCTGAATGCACCTGCGGAGATGAACAGGATATGGTCAGTGTTAACCATGCCGTATTTAGTGTTAACTACGCAGCCTTCAACCACAGGCAGCAGGTCGCGCTGTACGCCTTCGCGGGATACATTTGCAGAGCCGCCGCCTTCCTTGTTTCCGGCAACTTTGTCAATTTCATCAAGAAAGAGGATACCGCTTTGTTCAACACGTTCACGGGCCAGTTCAGCCACGTTGTCCATATCGATTAGTTTATCGGATTCCTGCTGGATGAGGATATCGTATGCTTCGCGAATGTTGACTTTGCGCGTTTTAGTTTTGTCAGGAAACATTTTGCCGATCATGTCATTGACCTGCATACCCATGCCTTCCATGCCGGGCATGGACATGATTTCCACGCCGC encodes:
- the hslU gene encoding ATP-dependent protease ATPase subunit HslU, whose translation is MSNLTPREIVSELDKFIIGQSDAKRMVAIAMRNRWRRQQLPPELRDEIAPKNIIMMGPTGVGKTEIARRLAKLAKCPFFKVEATKFTEVGYVGRDVESMVRDLMEIGINLVRKEEMEKVKVKAEKHAEDALLDLLLPSSKPKQPGMGFFNPAAPEEQQQEQPAVDQSSTREKFRKMWREGKLDEREVELEVSVQGGGVEIMSMPGMEGMGMQVNDMIGKMFPDKTKTRKVNIREAYDILIQQESDKLIDMDNVAELARERVEQSGILFLDEIDKVAGNKEGGGSANVSREGVQRDLLPVVEGCVVNTKYGMVNTDHILFISAGAFSYAKPSDLIPELQGRFPLRVELTSLDKDDFYRILTEPQNALTVQYKALLETENLSIDFSREALEEVAFNAQKFNEETENIGARRLYTIMEKILSDLSFEAPDRSGDSIVIDKEYVQEQLQDVTEDRDLSRYIL
- a CDS encoding flagellar hook-basal body complex protein, with protein sequence MGFSSMYTAATGVKAHGTLLQQIGANLANVNTTAYKSGDTFLETLGSYSSAKANSGIVSGGSNTAGQIGLGTRVASTRINFKEGAFESTNSSTDLAIGGQGFFRVAEPGSNTSHYTRAGSFHFDKTGQLVDTHNNVLQGYKIDADGNIGTASQNIALPMKEETDATGKKVMVVKSDPKGTDTVNMRTNLDSGAVDNSENAEAPFFSLLSEWDGTSDTPLTADKYEYNSSIQIYDDNGNKHDLVVYYDKVVNDGDSSDKRHWEYVVTVPPGSDAGSLNGTSGAGLVMAGTLTFSGDGTLLNQSAFTLAAGATDGKDLNNWEQASLNSNGAPTFNVTLSGASGAAAAQTISVDMGITSGTDTWTTTGMTAADVGSNATSLPGMNDGKINALATTDYYGSSSTISQSQDGFGEGYLQNVAFNSDGIMSALFSNGMSTDLYQVNLYNFKNEYGLRREGSNYFSATKDSGDAIQGVARKEGLGSVVSSSLETSNVDLAEEFAYMILTQRGFQANSKGITTTDSLINTALGIKK
- a CDS encoding tetratricopeptide repeat protein, whose product is MTNSKTPMPKIKGTFSTKLIQEIGTGTTKRKVIQSFLYFAEEKDNGEVGLRVLNENNVPTGEEQIISKEELLESFTPEVELYTTTVFPAIQKLNKSLAKADRQRKEGNTFTAEMEYGKALNIDEDNIRANFGIGLCYLDRNEADKATDIFSRLIDLDAAFESEHKHLFNDFGISLRKNKMFDKAVNFYSRAVGLTDDDENLYFNIARCQYEKGDRKEALENAEKCLEINPKSTPAAKLKNYLKKKISG